Genomic DNA from Setaria italica strain Yugu1 chromosome V, Setaria_italica_v2.0, whole genome shotgun sequence:
CAGAACGGGAGCTAGATCAGAGAGAAGGAAAGCAACCGTTCAGCGGCGCCGGGAGAAAGCGTTCCCTTTCTAGAAGCAATCAGACACTAGTAGAGAGCTCGAGACGCATCAGGAACGGGTCGTACGAACTCTTGGATGCTCCTATAAATGCCCTGCCTCCCCCCGTCATCCGAAACCCACCACCAAATAGCAGAAGATCGCAAAAGCATTACTCCCTACAAGCACTCCTTCAATCCACTGAGAAGTTTCAGTTCGTCCAAACACAGAGAGCTTCAGCAATGTCGCTGGTGAGGCGCAGCAACGTGTTCGACCCCTTCTCCATGGACCTCTGGGACCCCTTCGACAACATGTTCCGCTCCATCGTCCCGTCGGCAGGCTCCGACTCCGacaccgccgccttcgccaacgCCCGCATCGACTGGAAGGAGACCCCCGAGGCGCACGTGTTCAAGGCCGACCTCCCCGGCGTCAAGAAGGAGGAGGTCAAGGTCGAGGTGGAGGACGGCAACGTGCTGGTGATCAGCGGCCAGCGCAGCAAGGAGAAGGAGGACAAGAACGACAGGTGGCACCGCGTCGAGCGCAGCAGCGGCCAGTTCATGAGGCGCTTCCGCCTGCCGGAGGACGCCAAGACGGAGCAGGTGAAAGCCGGGCTGGAGAACGGCGTGCTCACGGTCACCGTGCCCAAGGCCGAGGGGAAGAAGCCCGAGGTGAAGAGCATCCAGATCTCCGGCTGAGCGGTCATGGACGGACTCGTGGGGTGAGCATGCGGCGGACGGAGGATCTGCGGTTTGAGCTACTTGTATGTCGTTGGTTACTCTGCTTTGGTATGTTTGGTGTGTTCTGTTCCAGCGTTCCATGGTAGTGGCTACTAGTAGTGTCATGTGTCTGTACTCTGTACTTTCCCTCTTCGGTGAGCTTGGCTCAGTATGTTCTGCGagtgaataaataaaagaaagcagTTCTTGTTGTGTCCATATTCATCTCTTGTACCTTTGCCGAtctaaaaaaaagtcaaaagtGCGATAACAAACTTTGCGTTAGAGAAATATCTCTCTTTTTTAAAGGAATTGAGACATCTCTCTTGGACTGGTTCAGAATGATCTAGACCGAGTTTCAGGATTTGGGAATGGATGAGCAGACTCTGGCTGACGTCTCTCACTTTCTATCTCTCGGTTGCAGGCCAAGTCTAGCCCAATTCATCGAGAATCCTAACCCAAGAAGTTAGTGAAACAAATTAAGTCCAATATATGCGTTTCACTAATTAAGTCCAATATATGCGAACAAGTCCTGATTAGGCCCATTTCACGATTATGCTGGTTTACCATAGAGATGGGCCAAGATTGCCCAATTCAGATCGATTCTTATGTTGCctagcccagcccagcccagcatGATTATATATACCTGTTAAAAAGCGACTAAGTCGTCAATTCGTCATCGCCGAAAGCAAGATCCAAACAGACATGACCCAGCTTTCACTGAGCGTTTGTCTGCTTGTGCTAAAGCAAAGCTGCTGCTACTGTAGCTGTGATAGCTTGGGCGCGGATATCCAGGGATGCTGCCAAGGAGCCCAGTCAGATCATTTGAAAATTCACAAATTTGAACAGAAATG
This window encodes:
- the LOC101775696 gene encoding 16.9 kDa class I heat shock protein 1 codes for the protein MSLVRRSNVFDPFSMDLWDPFDNMFRSIVPSAGSDSDTAAFANARIDWKETPEAHVFKADLPGVKKEEVKVEVEDGNVLVISGQRSKEKEDKNDRWHRVERSSGQFMRRFRLPEDAKTEQVKAGLENGVLTVTVPKAEGKKPEVKSIQISG